TATCTTTATACGCATCCGAAACATGGTTTTGCTTTCTGGAGGATTGTATATGAGATATCATGTCATGGTTCCCTGAATCCATAAACGACGATGACGAAGCCAGTTTCTTGGAGCAGGCAGAAGACAGCTCGAGGAAGCTATCAACCAAGCAGACCATACCGAAAAGATCCCGTCCTGAAACCAAGTGCAAGACCTCTCTCGTGTCGTACACAGACCTTTCCTCGGCTTCGAAACAATCAGGAAGAAGCTCCACAGACTCTACGTCAGGTCCAAAGTACGCAGCTCGAATAGCTGAGTAAAAATCTTCTTCCAGTTCATCTAAGTAGCCTGTACCGTTAGCTGCAACTCTCTTCTCTATAACTATGTCATGTATTGCTTCTCTGTACCACTTTAGCCACTCAACCACTTCCATCTCCTCGCTCAATGTCAACCCCGCTTTATACTTGTAAATCATGTATCCTTGTGTAGATTTTTTCGTCACTACCATTCTCCTGGAGAGGAGATACCTATCATAGTGTGCTCTCCTTTCAGAATCTGAAAGAATCTGCATCGTCACCAGAAATCATATTTATTCATCAGACCCTTCACAAAAGTATGAACCTTTACAAACAGATCATTCATCATTAGACCCTTCCCTCAAGTTATAACATTTACAAAAGCCTGAAGCTTTACAAACATATAATTCATTAGACTCTTCACTCAAGCTATATACAAAAGCTTGAACCTTTACAAACATATCATTCCCTACACCTTTCTTTTTTGAATACCAGAACGTTCGGAGCCCAAGCCCGTAATCTCCGGGTCCAAAACCACAACATGTAATAAATATTAGTTTAGTCTCAGCTGTTTTTCGAACCAGAAACCTTTGACACAATAGCCAGAATGCTTTCCAGTTGAGCTAACAATCTCTGATACAATGGCCAGAGTCTTCACTAGACACTACACTAAAGCTATAAGCCTATAACTATAACTATCACTCAAGCTATAACTATCACAAAAGCCTGAACCTTTATAATCATATCATTATTCGTCAAACACTTCACTCAAGCTATGACTACCAAAAAAGTCTGAACCTTTACAAACATATCATTCATTACACACTTAACTAAAGCTATAAGCTTATAACTATCACAAAAGCATGAACCTTTACAATCATATCATTCATCAAACACTTCACTCAAGCTATAACTATCACAAAAGCCTGAACCTTTATAATCATATCATTCATCAGACCCTTCGCACTCAAGCTATAACTATCACAAAAGCCTGAACCTTTATAATCATATCATTCATCAGACCCTTCGCACTCAAGCTATAACTATCTCTAAAGCATGAACCTTTACAATCACATCATTCACTAGACATTTCACTACCATTCACCGAAGCTTCTTTGTACCTCATAAGCAGCGAGAATCTGAACGAAACGTAGCGAAGTAGATGAATCCTTCTTCGCTCCGATCAGGTCTGGATGAGTCTCCTTGGCGAGTCTTCGAAACGACGCCTTGATCTCTGCGATCGAGCTGGATTCGGAGACGCTCAAGATATTGTAGGCGTTCTCCACCGGAAACTCGGCCCGATTCGACTCAGCCTCGCCACTGAGAAGCCGAGTTCTTCCTTGACTCGGGTTTAAGAGAAACCGCGACGGTTCGCGGAAGTAATTCAGGTGAACCGGGATCGATGCGCCAAAACGCCGTCGTATTAGACCGGCGAGAATCGACATCTCGTTCTCATTTGGACAGGACACTACTCAGGTCGGAACGATAATTGGCACGCTGGGGACACGTGGGATGTAGCTTTCCCGCCACGTCATTATGATCTCACAATTGCTCGGTCAACGGTAGAAACGGCCACGTCTTTAATGAGATGAGCAAAATTCAATTAAATGGGCCTAACATTAATAATGGGCCTGGTCCCTCACGGGTATCGACACTTAAATGATGAGGCAGTGGATGTGATACGTGGCCGCATTCTCACCGTTTCTTCCAGCTAACAAGAACCATGCATTTTTTTGGTTTTTAAGAGCATCAACAAGGCGGGATCTTAAAGCTGCCTCTTAGAAAAATAATAATTTAAAATCATACGGGATTCACCATTATCTTTAAGGCTGCTTCTTCTACCTCTTCCGTAAAATACGAGTTTGGGAAGATTTTGCCACTTTTCGTGGGCTCTACTGACACGTGACGGTCCGCGATTGGTTTATTTTTTTTTTTTAAATCAGACAAAATAAAAAAAATAAAAAAGAACTCCTAAGAGCCCTTTACCGTTGTTGATGGTCTAATTAACCTAATTATTATTTTGTAGTATAAATAATCCAATATTTTGATCGTTTTAAATGGTCATTTTACTATAAGAATATATGTACTACATCCATCTATTTCTTTAGAACATTTCGAATCCTACTCCATAATTTACTGCAAAATAGAATAGAAAATTGAGCGATGAACCAACAAAAAAAATCCTATTACTCCATTTTGTTTGTAAATTACGAAGTCACTCAATAAACTACGCCATCTGAGATTAATTATTTTGAAATAGTATTGTTTCAACATATCACAAACTTACATGGGAACATTGCATTTTCTTTTCACATCCGTGTCCACACGTATGTAAAACCCCGTCATGTTGGATTATTCGGGACTGATATTTATCACGTATTGAAAACAAAATTATCAATATCTTTATGAAACTGAGTTGATACTTGTACTTCTTTTTAACCAATTGATTTGTTACTTCGCAAACATATAAAACAAAGATCTTCTTTTTTTGGTCAAAACTCAAAAGCAAAGATCTTTGTATAATTGTATCTAGTAAGTATATGTTGTTTGACAATAAAAAAGTTAAGTATATGTCAAGTTTGCTGAGCAGAAAAAAATATGTGGTTTCTATAGGTTACATTTATTGCAGCCTCAATACTTGCCAAGTTAAGATTTGACTATACAACAAATGTTGTTGAAGAATTAAAAGTTTTTTTTTTTTTTTGTAACTTGAGAATTATAAGTTTTTTACTAGCTTTTTAAACAAATTTTCAATTACCGAAATTATATTTTTACATGTAAAATTTTTGGCCGTTACAACTAACTAGCTTGTATTATCTTTTTTCTTTCTTAAATTAGAAAATAAGATAGCCACCACTTACCACAGAGAGGCATCTTTAATAGAAGGAAACAAGAGAAGTTCTCTGTCTCTAGAGAGAGAAAGATGGGTGTAGTCGAGGAAGCTCACAACGTGAAGGTGATTGGCACAGGAAACCAAGCAACAATCGTCTTAGGTCACGGATTCGGCACGGACCAGTCAGTATGGAAACACCTGGTCCCACATCTGCTCGAAGATTACCGCATCGTTCTCTACGACAACATGGGAGCCGGTACAACTAACCCTGACTACTTTGACTTCGATCGTTACTCAACTCTCGAAGGATACTCCTTTGATTTGATCGCAATCTTGGAAGATCTTCAAATTGAGTCTTGTATCTTTGTTGGTCACTCTGTTTCCGCCATGGTTGGTCTCTTGGCTTCTCTTAACCGACCTGATCTCTTCTCCAAAATTGTCATGATCTCTGCTTCCCCAAGGTATGATTATTACAGTTTCTCCATCTCTGTTCCGAGTTCTTTTGCTTCTATGTCTCGGTTTCCGACCAAAGTACATATATTTTCCTTCTCTTGTCTGAATTATCATATTTCTAAAAAATAAAGTATTAAATTCGAAGATTTACCCTCAAAATAAAAAAATGAAGTTTTGTAAATTGTATGAACATATATGTTCCTTCTCTTGTCTGAAATCATATTTCTAAAATAAAGTATTTAATTTAAATATTATCCTCAAAATTGTTTTTTATAGTGTAAATTGTATGAACATAGGCGTTCCTTCTCTTGTCTGAATTATCATATTTCTAAATAAAGTATTTAATTTAAAGATTTATCGTCAAAATTAAAAATTGAATTTTGTAAATTGTATGAACATATCTATTCCTTCTCTTGTCTGAATTATCATATATTTTTACGTACATTCTGAATCATCATATTTCTCAAAATTAAGATTAATTTTTTAACTTAAAAAAAATTAAATTTTTACATTTTTTTTAAAAAAGATTTTTTTTACATGTTTTTAGGTACGTGAACGATGTTGATTACCAAGGAGGATTCGAGCAAGACGACTTAAACCAACTCTTCGAAGCAATGCGAAGCAACTACAAAGCGTGGTGTTTAGGTTTCGCACCACTCGCGGTCGGCGGCGACATGGACTCAGTCGCGGTTCAAGAATTCAGCAGAACACTCTTCAACATGCGCCCAGACATAGCTCTCTGTGTGGCTCAGACCATTTTCCAAAGCGACATGAGACAGATCTTACCTTTTGTAGCTGTCCCTTGTCACATCCTCCAAAGCGTCAAGGACTTAGCCGTACCAGTCGCAGTCTCTGAGTATCTTCACACCAATCTTGGATGTGAATCTGTTGTTGAGGTTATTCCTTCAGATGGTCATCTCCCTCAGCTTAGCTCGCCGGATTCTGTTATTCCTGTGCTCCTCCGTCACATTCGCAATGACATCGCTGTCTGATTGGTGGGGAAGTGATTTTAAATTAATTAATGGAAAATTAATATCTGATGTGATATGTCTGTCTATTGAGAATATATGGTCTCGGTGTCGTTTAGTTCTTGGATTATATTTGCTCGTTGTTGTTGTTGTTCTTATCTTTGTTTAACGAAAAGTCTTTTGTCTTTTGTGTCCAGCTTTGCTCGAACCTCACTATCGCTGTTCTCATATAATGTCCATGTAATACTGATCTTCCTAATCGACGGTCCACTAGTGAATTATTTCAAGTTTAGTGTTATTGCATGTGTATGAACGGTAACTAGATTTGGTAGGAGTTTGATCAGGTGTAAAATTAGTAATTTTGAATTACTAGAGACGACGAGAACAGTGGATAGACGAACGAACTATTATTAAGTAACCTTGGAGAGTTGGTGAGACCAATAGATATTATTGGAACCTTGGAGAGTTGGTGAGACCAATAGATATTATTGGGATAGTGGGATGCATAAAAAACGTGCTAAGATGTGGATGGTGCAAAAGGTACAGAACTCAAAAGGTGATTATGCTTTTTTTTTTTTTTTTTTTTTTTTTGTATTTGTTAACCTTTAGAGAGCACAATGTATACCTAAACCAAGGTCTTGTACACACTTTTTTTTGTTCTAAAGACTAACTTGTAGTCATTCATCGGTCTTTCTAGGAAAAGATTTTGCAATTCTTTAACTTAAGAACATCATAATGGAAGGTACTTTGTAAGTTTCTCAACAATATATGTTTATAAAAAAATAGAAAATGAGAGAGAGAGTCAGAGATATTTCTTAAAATCTTGACAATTCTGTAGAATTTCTTCTTTCATACGACTTTATCTCATATTATTCAATATTTATTTATTTTGCAATTTAAGAACAAAATTAACTTATATTGATTTAATTATGGTTCGATACTCTTGTGAGGATAATACCACTAATGTTCTAAGGTCATTGGGATGAAAAACTTTCACATGATTCTAGTTACATACTTACATGTATGTTGTGAAATAATTTAGTTGGAAAACTCTGAACAATAATGCCCTCACAATTTACGAATTTATTTTTTACCAAAAAAATTTACGAATTTATTATACCAGACTATTATAATAGCTTTCCTTTTGTTTACTAGAAAATATTAAAGATGGTATATTTGGTGTAGGGGTATCACCGACCTAGATGATGTATATGGTATAATAAATAATGAGTTCACTCTACAAACATTCCACCAAACAAGCAAGCTATCAACAAGACGATCCCATATTTGCTATTTTAGACATCTTTGTAGACAATTGAGTCAACACCTACAGTATTTGAAAAAATGATAGAAAAATAGTAAGATGCTTGCAGAATGTATTTACATACACACTCACGGAATTTTTCAAAGGTAGAAGCAAAGCTTCAAAGTTGATTTAGTTATAGTCATACATACATAAACAACATCATGAGTTTAAATAGATTTGGTGATGAACTTTTAACACAGATGAATCAACACTCAGCAATTGTACATATATATCTGTACTTTAAGAGCTTAAGGATGCCTGAAGTGAACACACTTCCAACTTGTTTCTTGAAGCTTTGTTTAGGATCTTCTTCTTAACCCAGAAGAGCCTCCTCCTGCCCTTCTTTTCCCTCCCTTTCTCTTCCTGTTGGGAAGCTTAAGCCTAGAAGACATAGTAACATTAGGCTTTGGCTTCTCTCTTGAAACTCTACGTTTCTTTGGGTTAGGCCCTTCCTTTACCTCTATGTCAAGATTGCGTGGTGTTCTTTTCCTGACCTGCATTGAATTTAATAAGACACATGAGACCAAAACATATAGTGAGTTCTTTTTAAAAGTTCCAGTCGGAAACTTACAGGTCTTGATGGACCTTCTTCCCCAACAGAAGCTTGTTCTGTCTTCTCCACTTTCTTGTCGGGAACAACAGCTTTCCCTTCTCTTCTCCTCGAAGCAACCATTTCAGACAGCAAAATATCTGTTGTCCCGTCGTCTTCCTCAGGTACTTTGTCGTGATGAGATGAAACCGAAGCAGACTTAGCTGGCTCTTCTTCAGCTTCAGAAACGACCGGGTTCTCATCTTCTTTTTTGATAACCGGTTCAGGATTTTGCTTCTCCGAGGCGGTGCCTACATCAGCAGCTGATCCAAGCATAACCACTGTGTCATCCAAAGAGAACCTACTTGGATTCTCATTCATCACTTTGTCTACTCGGTTCTTCAAGTTACGCACTTCTAGCTTTGCTGCTTCGATCTTGAGAAGTATCTGTTCCAAGAACGCATCGCCTTCTCTAAACTCGAGAGGAGGTGTCTCTTCAGAGAACACTGCATCCTCCTTAGAGCTCTTACTCTTCTTATCTGATGACATAACCAAATGATTAAACATCAAAGTTTCCTAAAGGATTAAAATGAGGTTTAGAACACCAGACCTAGCTTGCGGGAGTTATCATTGAGAGCAGTATCAGCATAAGACTTCCGGTATGCTATAAAGAGAACAGAAACAGTGAAAAAAGGAGTTATTAGAGTAGTAATGGCAGATGAAACAAGTAAACCAAAAACTTCTACCATACCATGATAAGAGAAGAGATTATGGTTTGATGGAGCATCAGGCGCTTCTTCAACTCGCTTCCTCTTGTGCCTCTTCTTGAGTTGGGTTTTCT
The DNA window shown above is from Brassica oleracea var. oleracea cultivar TO1000 chromosome C3, BOL, whole genome shotgun sequence and carries:
- the LOC106328389 gene encoding uncharacterized protein LOC106328389, with amino-acid sequence MSILAGLIRRRFGASIPVHLNYFREPSRFLLNPSQGRTRLLSGEAESNRAEFPVENAYNILSVSESSSIAEIKASFRRLAKETHPDLIGAKKDSSTSLRFVQILAAYEILSDSERRAHYDRYLLSRRMVVTKKSTQGYMIYKYKAGLTLSEEMEVVEWLKWYREAIHDIVIEKRVAANGTGYLDELEEDFYSAIRAAYFGPDVESVELLPDCFEAEERSVYDTREVLHLVSGRDLFGMVCLVDSFLELSSACSKKLASSSSFMDSGNHDMISHIQSSRKQNHVSDAYKDIQLHVSGRVVATAIRVPPKQNEGDHDQIHVFLNSEEGSSHGNESSPGNESGGAKLLVGTISGLGTSPDEGSCYVYDGNGVKTHVIMKHRTFLVRHLHWYKIGEKVSICECRCSRAKLPPSKFWLFEPRCGLHDVGGWYVETYGKDKKGRTVLAQRFWDGLEVGTTLDGRLHPGIYLLTLAYRTLDLEDERRRKRSIVEIIGARLSKTLDWCKKMVMRRSE
- the LOC106328301 gene encoding probable esterase KAI2, with amino-acid sequence MGVVEEAHNVKVIGTGNQATIVLGHGFGTDQSVWKHLVPHLLEDYRIVLYDNMGAGTTNPDYFDFDRYSTLEGYSFDLIAILEDLQIESCIFVGHSVSAMVGLLASLNRPDLFSKIVMISASPRYVNDVDYQGGFEQDDLNQLFEAMRSNYKAWCLGFAPLAVGGDMDSVAVQEFSRTLFNMRPDIALCVAQTIFQSDMRQILPFVAVPCHILQSVKDLAVPVAVSEYLHTNLGCESVVEVIPSDGHLPQLSSPDSVIPVLLRHIRNDIAV
- the LOC106336272 gene encoding uncharacterized protein LOC106336272, with the protein product MELKESNGVSVKEEMEALPKDVEEKSMRCTSNFEDHSFDNVEDQSEDHRGGEIKEREEEVDVVECSGVNDNNRVDVSECDDGNGTDEYSSSFSGTVSDHESDDKTGVNDQEADSMMCTDTSIPFYARKKKLTDHWRKFIQPIMWRCKWVELKIRQLQNQAQIYDKEVKESCQAKQLELENLKPEEAGVKATPLLPCHTQKTQLKKRHKRKRVEEAPDAPSNHNLFSYHAYRKSYADTALNDNSRKLDKKSKSSKEDAVFSEETPPLEFREGDAFLEQILLKIEAAKLEVRNLKNRVDKVMNENPSRFSLDDTVVMLGSAADVGTASEKQNPEPVIKKEDENPVVSEAEEEPAKSASVSSHHDKVPEEDDGTTDILLSEMVASRRREGKAVVPDKKVEKTEQASVGEEGPSRPVRKRTPRNLDIEVKEGPNPKKRRVSREKPKPNVTMSSRLKLPNRKRKGGKRRAGGGSSGLRRRS